From the genome of Streptomyces sp. NBC_01317, one region includes:
- a CDS encoding TetR/AcrR family transcriptional regulator: MTQHKERADAARNREVVLAAADDLFARSASPRSVSMEDVATAAGVGKGTLFRRFGDRRGLIRVLVARRIEPLRQAVETGPAPLGPGTPPRERVLALLDAILRFKLDNRYLALALEDAGGASPYRAEHYTWWHDTLGDALSRLPGVADSGFTAHALLAATRADLVEHLATEEHMTSDRMRERLAAFAAKTLDP; the protein is encoded by the coding sequence GTGACCCAGCACAAAGAACGCGCGGACGCGGCGCGCAACCGGGAGGTTGTCCTGGCCGCGGCCGACGACCTCTTCGCCCGCAGCGCCAGCCCGCGCAGCGTGTCCATGGAAGATGTCGCGACGGCCGCCGGCGTCGGCAAAGGCACCCTGTTCCGCCGTTTCGGCGACCGTAGGGGCCTGATCCGTGTCCTGGTCGCGCGCCGGATCGAACCACTCAGGCAGGCCGTCGAGACAGGGCCCGCGCCTCTCGGCCCCGGCACCCCGCCGCGCGAGCGTGTCCTCGCGCTGCTCGACGCGATCCTGCGGTTCAAGCTCGACAACCGGTATCTCGCCCTGGCCCTGGAGGACGCGGGCGGCGCCAGCCCCTACCGGGCGGAGCACTACACGTGGTGGCACGACACCCTCGGCGACGCGCTGAGCAGGTTGCCCGGGGTCGCCGACAGCGGCTTCACCGCGCACGCGCTGCTGGCCGCCACCCGTGCCGACCTCGTCGAACACCTCGCGACCGAGGAGCACATGACTTCTGATCGGATGAGGGAGCGTCTGGCGGCCTTCGCCGCCAAGACCCTGGACCCGTGA
- a CDS encoding NmrA family NAD(P)-binding protein → MSDRATSPTDSVILVTGATGTTGSRVVSRLAGLGHAVRAAGRRPVAPGDTRAVRFDWYDSATHADALRGADRMYLIPPIGEPDPAAVMLPFLRQARTGGVRRAVLLSSSAIPAGGPAVGQVHSLVAELFDEWAVLRPSWFMQNFTGQQSHADSIRTEGAIMSATGEGRIGFIDADDIAAVAVRALTDPSAPNTDLVMTGPEALNYDAVAAVISEVTGRPVSHRPLTYEQMRDRLATGMPEEFAALLAGLDRAISEGSENRVTDTVERLTGRPARSFRAYAESAMR, encoded by the coding sequence ATGTCTGACCGCGCCACCTCCCCAACGGACAGCGTCATCCTGGTCACCGGAGCCACCGGCACCACCGGCAGCCGCGTCGTGTCCCGGCTCGCCGGACTCGGCCACGCCGTCAGAGCGGCCGGCCGCCGGCCCGTCGCCCCGGGTGACACCAGGGCCGTCCGCTTCGACTGGTACGACTCCGCCACTCACGCCGACGCCCTGCGCGGCGCGGACCGGATGTACCTGATCCCGCCCATCGGCGAACCGGACCCGGCGGCCGTCATGCTGCCCTTCCTGCGCCAGGCCCGCACCGGGGGTGTGCGGCGCGCGGTCCTGCTCAGCTCCTCGGCGATACCCGCCGGGGGTCCGGCGGTGGGCCAGGTGCACAGTCTGGTCGCCGAGTTGTTCGACGAGTGGGCGGTGCTCCGGCCGTCCTGGTTCATGCAGAACTTCACGGGACAGCAGTCGCACGCCGACAGCATCCGTACGGAGGGCGCCATCATGTCCGCCACCGGCGAGGGCCGGATCGGCTTCATCGACGCCGACGACATCGCGGCGGTCGCCGTACGGGCGCTCACCGACCCGTCCGCCCCCAACACCGACCTGGTCATGACCGGGCCCGAGGCACTGAACTACGACGCCGTCGCGGCCGTCATCAGCGAGGTCACCGGACGGCCCGTGTCCCACCGGCCGCTGACGTACGAGCAGATGCGCGACCGCCTGGCCACCGGGATGCCCGAGGAGTTCGCCGCGCTGCTGGCGGGCCTGGACCGCGCCATCTCCGAAGGGTCCGAGAACCGCGTCACCGACACTGTCGAGCGCCTCACCGGCCGCCCGGCCAGGAGCTTCCGCGCGTACGCCGAATCGGCTATGCGGTAG
- a CDS encoding nuclear transport factor 2 family protein — MTDPMKPADVYRHSLRLLLEKDMDGWVSLCDEHVVIDFPYATADFPAKLEGRAAVAAYMRGYPDHIDLREIPSLEIHETGDPEKIIAEWQGNGRIVATDTPYEMPYVAVVTVKNGLITHYRDYWSPSSIPGSPNDITFFSDERQGHTHV; from the coding sequence ATGACAGATCCGATGAAACCGGCGGATGTCTACCGCCACAGCCTGCGCCTGCTGCTGGAGAAGGACATGGACGGCTGGGTGAGCCTGTGCGACGAGCACGTGGTCATCGACTTCCCTTACGCCACCGCGGACTTCCCCGCGAAGCTGGAGGGCCGGGCCGCCGTCGCCGCGTACATGCGGGGATATCCCGACCACATCGACCTCCGGGAGATCCCCTCCCTGGAGATCCACGAGACCGGCGACCCGGAGAAGATCATCGCCGAGTGGCAGGGCAACGGCCGCATCGTGGCCACCGACACCCCCTACGAGATGCCCTACGTCGCCGTGGTCACCGTCAAGAACGGCCTGATCACCCACTACCGCGACTACTGGAGCCCGTCCTCGATCCCCGGCTCGCCGAACGACATCACGTTCTTCTCCGACGAGCGACAGGGCCACACCCATGTCTGA
- a CDS encoding GNAT family N-acetyltransferase translates to MSGDGENRGGTRPLPGARWALRSATPADVEVIAELRATVMRADLERLGRFDEHRVRQRLRDSLSMRYTSIIEVDRALAGCVTVRPAQDGQWLEHFYLAPHHQGRGLGSAVLRTLLARVDAQGATVRLNVLRGSTAQRLYERNGFVVEAEDPVDVFMVRQGAVEVRHTPN, encoded by the coding sequence ATGAGTGGTGACGGGGAGAACCGGGGTGGGACGCGGCCGCTGCCCGGCGCACGCTGGGCGCTGCGTTCCGCCACGCCTGCCGATGTCGAGGTGATCGCCGAACTACGGGCGACCGTCATGCGGGCGGACCTGGAGCGGCTGGGCCGTTTCGACGAGCACCGGGTACGACAGCGGCTGCGGGACTCCCTGTCCATGCGGTACACCTCGATCATCGAGGTCGACCGCGCGCTCGCGGGGTGTGTCACCGTGCGGCCCGCCCAGGACGGACAGTGGCTGGAGCACTTCTACCTGGCACCCCACCACCAGGGCCGGGGCCTCGGATCGGCCGTCCTGCGCACGCTGCTCGCCCGCGTCGACGCACAGGGGGCGACCGTCCGGCTGAACGTCCTGCGGGGCAGCACAGCTCAACGGCTGTACGAACGCAACGGCTTCGTCGTGGAGGCCGAGGACCCGGTCGACGTCTTCATGGTGCGTCAGGGCGCCGTGGAGGTGCGCCACACCCCGAACTAG
- a CDS encoding SDR family oxidoreductase — protein MSTEQKVALVVGANGVVGRDLVEHLQGLGDWDVVGLSRRGGQDGDRLRYVAVDLLDAEDTRAKLSGLTEVTHVFYAAYQDRPSWAELVPPNLAMLVHTVDAIEPVAPGLRHISLMQGYKVYGAHLGPFKTPARETDAGHMPPEFNVDQQAFLERRHQGASWTWSAVRPSMVGGAALGNPMNLALVIAVYASISKELGLPLRFPGKPGAYESLLEMTDAHLLAKATVWAATDEQGAGQAFNIANGDLFRWSELWPRIAGFFDMEVAPPLPMSLDTVMADKEPLWREMTAKYGLAYPYDEVSCWPFGDFVFGLDYDMFADSSKARRAGFHEYVETERMFFGIFTRFRESGIIP, from the coding sequence ATGAGTACGGAGCAGAAGGTCGCCCTGGTCGTCGGGGCCAACGGAGTGGTCGGCCGCGACCTCGTCGAGCATCTTCAGGGGCTCGGCGACTGGGATGTCGTCGGGCTCTCCCGGCGGGGCGGCCAGGACGGTGACCGTCTGCGGTACGTCGCCGTCGACCTGCTCGACGCGGAGGACACCCGCGCGAAGCTGAGCGGGCTCACCGAGGTCACGCATGTCTTCTACGCCGCCTACCAGGACCGGCCGAGCTGGGCGGAACTCGTCCCGCCGAACCTCGCCATGCTCGTGCACACGGTCGACGCGATCGAGCCGGTCGCACCGGGGCTGCGGCACATCAGCCTGATGCAGGGGTACAAGGTGTACGGCGCCCACCTCGGCCCGTTCAAGACCCCGGCCCGCGAGACGGACGCGGGCCACATGCCGCCGGAGTTCAACGTGGACCAGCAGGCGTTCCTCGAACGCCGCCACCAGGGTGCGTCCTGGACGTGGTCCGCCGTCCGGCCCTCGATGGTGGGCGGCGCCGCGCTCGGCAATCCGATGAATCTGGCGCTGGTGATCGCCGTGTACGCGTCGATCTCGAAGGAGCTGGGCCTCCCGCTGCGCTTCCCGGGCAAGCCGGGTGCGTATGAAAGCCTGCTGGAGATGACCGACGCCCACCTGCTGGCCAAGGCCACCGTGTGGGCGGCCACGGACGAACAGGGTGCGGGGCAGGCGTTCAACATCGCCAACGGCGACCTGTTCCGGTGGAGCGAGCTGTGGCCCAGGATCGCCGGATTCTTCGACATGGAGGTCGCTCCGCCGCTGCCGATGTCCCTCGACACCGTGATGGCGGACAAGGAGCCGTTGTGGCGCGAGATGACGGCGAAGTACGGCCTCGCGTACCCGTACGACGAGGTGTCGTGCTGGCCCTTCGGGGACTTCGTCTTCGGCCTGGACTACGACATGTTCGCCGATTCCTCGAAGGCCCGGCGGGCCGGTTTCCATGAGTACGTCGAGACCGAGCGGATGTTCTTCGGCATCTTCACCCGGTTCCGCGAGAGCGGCATCATCCCGTAG
- a CDS encoding ABC-F family ATP-binding cassette domain-containing protein — protein MSDAFIICSNLSFSWPDDTPVFQDLSFSVGGGRTGLVAPNGAGKSTLLKLIAGEYRPSGGSVSVDGVLGHLPQSLPLAGSLTVADVLGVAPVIRALDAIESGDTSEEHFTTIGNNWDIEERTRAQLDRLGLGGIALTRHLHTLSGGQAVSLGLAAQLLRQPDVLLLDEPTNNLDLDARRRLYGVLEDWNGCLLVVSHDRALLDRVDRIAALDRGEVRFHGGNFTAYEDAVRTAREVAEKNIRSAEQDVKREKREMQQARERAERRAGNAARNLKSAGLPKIFAGTMKRNAQESAAKSNETHASRVGDAKARLDAAGRALRDEQAIALELPGTNVPAGRTVFLGEQLRVRHGERDLFSAPGVDLAIRGPERIALTGPNGAGKSTLLRVINGEPAGDDPEDERAVAGGGVKRADGRVAYLSQRLDLLDPDRTVAENLAASAPAMPEAERMNLLARFLFRGSRIHLPVVALSGGERLRATLACVLYAEPAPQLLLLDEPTNNLDLVSVGQLEGALNAYEGAFVVVSHDERFLAEIGVNRWLRLSEGRLRETGAPDEW, from the coding sequence ATGTCCGACGCGTTCATCATCTGCTCGAACCTCTCCTTCTCCTGGCCCGACGACACACCCGTCTTCCAGGACCTCTCCTTCAGCGTGGGAGGAGGCCGCACCGGCCTCGTCGCGCCGAACGGCGCGGGGAAGAGCACCCTGCTCAAGCTGATCGCCGGTGAGTACCGGCCCAGCGGTGGTTCCGTCTCCGTCGACGGCGTGCTCGGCCACCTCCCGCAGAGCCTGCCGCTCGCCGGAAGCCTGACCGTCGCCGATGTCCTGGGCGTCGCCCCGGTGATCCGCGCACTCGACGCCATCGAGTCCGGGGACACGAGCGAGGAGCACTTCACCACCATCGGCAACAACTGGGACATCGAGGAGCGCACCCGCGCTCAACTCGACCGCCTCGGTCTCGGTGGCATCGCCCTCACCCGGCACCTGCACACGCTCAGCGGCGGGCAGGCCGTCTCCCTCGGGCTGGCGGCGCAACTGCTCAGGCAACCCGACGTCCTCCTGCTCGACGAGCCGACCAACAACCTCGATCTCGACGCCCGCCGCAGGCTCTACGGCGTGCTGGAGGACTGGAACGGCTGCCTGCTGGTGGTCAGCCACGACCGGGCCCTGCTCGACCGGGTGGACCGCATCGCCGCACTCGACCGGGGCGAAGTCCGTTTCCACGGCGGGAACTTCACGGCGTACGAGGACGCCGTCCGCACCGCGCGGGAAGTCGCCGAGAAGAACATCCGCAGTGCCGAACAGGACGTCAAGCGGGAGAAGCGGGAGATGCAGCAGGCCCGCGAACGGGCCGAGCGCCGGGCGGGCAACGCCGCCCGCAACCTCAAGAGCGCCGGCCTGCCGAAGATCTTCGCCGGGACGATGAAACGCAACGCTCAGGAATCGGCCGCCAAATCGAACGAAACACACGCCTCCAGGGTCGGCGACGCCAAGGCCCGCCTCGACGCGGCGGGCCGCGCGCTGCGTGACGAACAGGCCATCGCGCTGGAACTGCCCGGCACGAACGTCCCCGCAGGGCGCACGGTCTTCCTCGGCGAACAGCTGCGGGTACGCCACGGAGAGCGGGACCTGTTCTCCGCGCCGGGTGTCGACCTGGCGATCCGGGGTCCCGAGCGGATCGCTCTCACCGGCCCCAACGGCGCCGGAAAATCAACCCTGTTGCGCGTGATCAACGGTGAGCCGGCGGGCGACGATCCGGAGGATGAGCGGGCGGTGGCGGGCGGCGGCGTCAAGCGGGCCGACGGCCGGGTCGCGTACCTGTCCCAGCGCCTGGACCTGCTGGACCCCGACCGCACCGTGGCCGAGAACCTGGCCGCGTCCGCCCCCGCGATGCCCGAGGCGGAGCGGATGAATCTCCTGGCCCGCTTCCTGTTCCGGGGCTCCCGCATCCACCTCCCGGTCGTGGCGCTCTCCGGCGGCGAGCGGCTGCGCGCCACGCTGGCCTGTGTCCTGTACGCCGAACCCGCCCCGCAACTGCTGCTGTTGGACGAGCCGACCAACAACCTCGACCTGGTCAGCGTCGGCCAGTTGGAGGGAGCGCTCAACGCGTACGAGGGTGCGTTTGTCGTCGTGAGCCACGACGAGCGGTTCCTCGCGGAGATCGGTGTGAACCGCTGGCTGCGGCTCAGCGAGGGCCGGTTGCGGGAGACGGGGGCGCCCGATGAGTGGTGA
- a CDS encoding ArsR/SmtB family transcription factor has translation MADEFGHPAPGEMDLGKVLAALADPLRRGVVTALLREPDGTERTCASFQLPVSKSSCTYHFRVLRESGLILHPDYGNRRGVTLRRAELEQRFPGLLGVLAHDALAVGATA, from the coding sequence ATGGCTGACGAGTTCGGGCACCCCGCTCCCGGCGAGATGGACCTCGGGAAGGTCCTGGCGGCGCTGGCGGACCCCCTGCGCCGGGGAGTCGTGACGGCGCTCCTGCGGGAGCCGGACGGTACGGAACGTACCTGCGCGTCGTTCCAGCTGCCCGTGTCGAAGTCGAGCTGTACGTACCACTTCCGGGTGCTGCGCGAATCGGGCCTCATCCTGCACCCGGACTACGGCAACCGCCGTGGTGTCACCCTGCGGCGCGCCGAGCTGGAACAGCGCTTCCCCGGACTCCTCGGCGTCCTCGCGCACGACGCGTTGGCGGTGGGCGCGACCGCCTGA